From a single Lolium rigidum isolate FL_2022 chromosome 7, APGP_CSIRO_Lrig_0.1, whole genome shotgun sequence genomic region:
- the LOC124675303 gene encoding uncharacterized protein LOC124675303 codes for MKGGGAGKETATGSFLRFLLLLLLPLTALYFFYTLHLLLASAATASSSNCPPDSTIARVSTTNRTATATPTATATTLQHVVFGIAASARYWEKRKEYIKTWWRPRGAMRGYVWLDRAVPDSNLSTSTTNLPALKISSDTAAFPYTHRRGHRSAIRISRIVSETFRLDLPNVHWFVMGDDDTVFFPDNLLAVLNRFDHRQPYYIGSLSESHLQNIYFSYGMAYGGGGFAISRPLAEALARIQDGCIRRYPALYGSDDRIQACMAELGVPLTKHPGFHQYDVYGDLLGLLAAHPVAPIVTLHHLDVVAPLFPNSPSRPAAVRRLFAGPVKLDPAGIMQQSICYDGANRWTVSVAWGFAVLVSRGVTSPREMEMPARTFLNWYRRADYTAYAFNTRPLARTPCHKPAVYYLTPDARGGGETTVTRYQRWRPANETRPPCRWNITDPDAHLDRIVVLKKPDPGIWDRSPRRNCCRVMSSPKGARKTMTIDVGVCRDGEFSQVV; via the exons ATGAAGGGAGGCGGCGCCGGAAAGGAGACCGCCACCGGCTccttcctccgcttcctcctcctgctcctcctccccctcACCGCCCTCTACTTCTTCTAcaccctccacctcctcctcgcctccgccgccaccgcctcctcctccaactGCCCGCCCGATTCCACCATCGCCCGCGTCTCCACCACCAaccgcaccgccaccgccacccccaCCGCCACCGCAACGACGCTGCAGCACGTGGTGTTCGGCATCGCGGCGTCGGCGCGGTACTGGGAAAAGCGCAAGGAGTACATCAAGACGTGGTGGCGGCCGCGGGGCGCCATGCGGGGGTACGTCTGGCTAGACCGCGCCGTGCCGGACTCCAACCTCTCCACCTCCACAACCAACCTCCCCGCCCTCAAAATCTCCTCCGACACCGCCGCCTTCCCCTACACGCACCGCCGGGGCCACCGCTCCGCCATCCGCATCTCGCGCATCGTCTCCGAGACCTTCCGCCTGGACCTCCCCAACGTGCACTGGTTCGTGATGGGCGACGACGACACCGTCTTCTTCCCGGACAACCTGCTCGCCGTCCTCAACCGGTTCGACCACCGCCAGCCCTACTACATCGGGTCGCTCTCCGAGAGCCACCTGCAGAACATCTACTTCTCCTACGGGATGGCCTACGGCGGCGGCGGGTTCGCCATCAGCCGCccgctggccgaggccctcgcgcGGATCCAGGACGGCTGCATCCGCCGCTACCCGGCGCTCTACGGCAGCGACGACCGGATCCAGGCCTGCATGGCGGAGCTCGGCGTGCCGCTCACCAAGCACCCGGGCTTCCACCAGTACGACGTCTACGGGgacctcctcggcctcctcgccGCGCACCCCGTGGCGCCCATCGTCACCCTGCACCACCTCGACGTCGTCGCGCCCCTATTCCCAAACTCTCCCTCCCGGCCCGCCGCGGTCCGCAGGCTCTTCGCCGGGCCCGTCAAGCTCGACCCGGCGGGGATAATGCAGCAGTCCATCTGCTACGACGGCGCCAACCGCTGGACCGTGTCCGTGGCCTGGGGCTTCGCGGTGCTGGTCTCCAGGGGCGTCACCTCGCCGCGCGAGATGGAGATGCCGGCGAGGACGTTCCTCAACTGGTACCGCCGCGCAGACTACACGGCGTACGCGTTCAACACCAGGCCCCTCGCGCGCACCCCGTGCCACAAGCCCGCCGTCTACTACCTCACGCCggacgcgcgcggcggcggggagACAACGGTAACGCGCTACCAGCGCTGGCGCCCCGCAAACGAGACGCGGCCACCGTGCCGATGGAATATCACCGACCCGGACGCGCATCTCGACCGCATCGTCGTGCTCAAGAAGCCCGACCCGGGGATATGGGACCGG TCACCGAGGAGGAACTGCTGTAGAGTGATGTCGTCGCCCAAGGGtgcgaggaagacgatgaccatcGACGTGGGCGTTTGCAGGGACGGCGAGTTCAGCCAAGTAGTTTAG